The DNA window TCTTCATATAGATTGTATTGAGCTACTTCTGGATACAGTAGTTGAGTTATCCAAATCATACCCATATAGCGATTAACAGATGGAGGAGTTCCCATCCAATTGTATGGACCCATAGGAACTTCAAAGTATTTGTTGTTTTTAATAGCTTTAAGCTCCTGCCATGCTTTATCTTCAGCTACACCACTATAGTAGCTCCCTGGTGCAAAAATTATAACCTCAGGATCCCATAAAATAATCTGTTCCATGTCTACAGGATTTCCAGAGCCTTTACTTGAAATATCATCTACTACAGCTACATTGTTGCTTACCTGATCTATAATCTCTGCATGGAAAGAATCCTTAGCAAGCACACTAAGCCCATCTTCGCCTACACTATATATTAGGTTAACTTTTCCAGCCTCGCCAACCTTTTTCATTACTTCTTGTGTATTATTATAGATTTCTTCACAATACTGAGCTAATACTTCAGCTTCTTTTTCTCTTCCTAGAAGATCTCCTAGCATTCTGTAGGCTTTTCCCATGGATTCTGTTGTTGCTTCAATATGTACAGTAGGTATACCAACTTGCTCTGCAATACCGTCCATATCTTCAGCTATAGATGACTTTGATTCACCAATGTCAATAATTACTTGCGGATCAGCTTTAGCTACCTCTTCAAGATTTAAATCTCCCTTACCATAAAACTGTCCTAATACAGGAAGATTATAGTATTCCTTGTCTATATACTGTTCAGCTACAGAGCCCCATTCACCTGAAAGCCCTACAAGCATATCTGGCGCTAAAGCGAAAATCACTATTTGAGCAAGCGAACCAGAAGCTGCAATTCGTGTTATATCGGCAGGAACTTCTACTTCACGTCCTGCAGAATCAGTGAAAATTAAGGTTTTATTCTCATCTTCAGGTTTTTTTTCAGGCTCATCTGAGACTTTATTTACTGGTTCTGTATCAGGTGTTACTTCTGCTCCATTATTACTGCAAGCAGTTATCATGGACATAAATAAACAAACTACAATTAGTAATGAAATAATTTTTTTACTCATTTCCTCTCTCCTTTTATTGTTTTATATATTTTTATATTATAAGTAAGAGCAGCTAATAATTGGCCATATTGGTAATTACGCTTTTAGGAATAGATACTCTTACCTTATCACCATATAAACTCTGGATTTCTACCTCTGTTCCATAGAGATTGTAAATCAAATCATTGGTATAGACATCATGTGGTAAACCCCAAGCAAGGATCTTTCCATTCTTCATAGCAATTACGGTATCTGAAAATAAAAATGTCTGATCAGGATTATGCGTAGATTGTATGACAATATATCCTTCTTTCACCAAGGACTTCATCTGTGTCAGAACTCTAACTTGATTTCCAAAATCCAAGTTTGCTGCAGGCTCATCTAAAATAAGAATCTTAGCCTCCTGAACTAAAGCACGTGCTAACAAGACTAATTGCCGTTCACCACCGCTTATCTGAGTATATCCTCTGTTTCTTAAATGATATATCCCAAGCCTATCAAGAGCTGATTCCACAAGCTTTACTTGTTTTTTCCCAGGACTTGAAATACTGGATACTTGAACAGTAGTCCCCATGAGAACCATATCAAATACACTAAAGTTGAAGGCTGGATAATGGGACTGAGGAATATATGCTATTAATTTTGCCATTTCTTTTACACTAATTTTTTTAATGTCTATTCCATTCAATAGAATCTGACCCTTATAGCCTTTTAGCAAGCCTAACATACAACGAAATAATGTGCTTTTCCCCACACCATTTGGTCCTAAGATTGATAACAATTGACTATCCTTAGCTGCAAAATTGATATTATTGAGAATAGGTCTATCCCCATAGCTAAAACTGAGGTCTAATACTTCAATACTCATTAAGCCTCCTCCTTTCTTGTAATCAGGTAAATGAAGAAAGGAGCTCCGATAAATGAAGTGAGTATACCTAAAGGTATCTCCGTAGCAAGTAAATTTCTTGATACATTATCTACCATCAATAGAAAAATCGAACCAAATAACATGGATATAGGCATGAGATGCCTGTAATTATTGCCCACAAGCTTTCTAGACAGATGAGGAATTACTAGCCCTACCCAGCCAATCATACCGCTTACTGACACGCTAGATGCTGTAATGAGGGTAGAACAGATGATTACAATCAATCTAACTCGATTTGAATTTACCCCCATGGTCTTCGCTTCATCGTCTCCCATTGTGAGAATATTCATTCTCCATCTTAGAAGAAGTAAAGGAATAAGACCTACAGCCATAGGAATAATTACGAACTTTATGTCGTTAATCTTAGCTCCATTTAAACTTCCCATAAGCCAATAAGTTATTGCAGGAAGCTGATCATTAGGATCTGCAACCAGCTTAATAAATGATGTTCCCGCAGAAAAAATCGAGCTGACCATAATACCAGACAGGATTAAGCCCAGTATAGTATTTCCCTTAGCTCTTTTGCTGATTATATATACTAAAGCAACTGTTAATATACTGAACAGAAAAGCGCTTATAGTGATGGTATAGCTGCTTCCATGATTCAAAATTGCAAGTGCTGCACCAAAAGCAGCACCTGCTGATGCACCTAAAATCTCCGGCGCTGCCATTGGGTTTTGGAAAACCCCTTGATATGCCGCTCCAGAAGCGGACAAGCAACAGCCAACCAAACAAGACAAAATGATACGAGGTAAACGTATATTGAATAAAATAGTTTCTACTCTATTAGTCCAAAATTGTTCTATTGGATAAATTCTTGATATCAAAATTCCAAGTAGTTCTTTAATATGTATAGGATATCTGCCAAGTCTAAAGGAAAAAATAATTGCAATAACTAAAAGAACTCCAAGACTAATGACTACTAGGTTATTCCTATTATACTGCTTCATTTCTTACTCCTTTCCACACAAAAACTAAACTTCAATCTGCTCCAGCGCCTAATTTTAACAGGTATAATCAGCAGTATATTTACGACTTGAAGTTACTTCTAATTGTTTTGTGTATTTCATGAAAAATGATTGAAACAA is part of the Proteiniborus sp. MB09-C3 genome and encodes:
- a CDS encoding ABC transporter substrate-binding protein, with amino-acid sequence MSKKIISLLIVVCLFMSMITACSNNGAEVTPDTEPVNKVSDEPEKKPEDENKTLIFTDSAGREVEVPADITRIAASGSLAQIVIFALAPDMLVGLSGEWGSVAEQYIDKEYYNLPVLGQFYGKGDLNLEEVAKADPQVIIDIGESKSSIAEDMDGIAEQVGIPTVHIEATTESMGKAYRMLGDLLGREKEAEVLAQYCEEIYNNTQEVMKKVGEAGKVNLIYSVGEDGLSVLAKDSFHAEIIDQVSNNVAVVDDISSKGSGNPVDMEQIILWDPEVIIFAPGSYYSGVAEDKAWQELKAIKNNKYFEVPMGPYNWMGTPPSVNRYMGMIWITQLLYPEVAQYNLYEETAKYYKLFYHCELSEDQYNDLIKNSK
- a CDS encoding ABC transporter ATP-binding protein — its product is MSIEVLDLSFSYGDRPILNNINFAAKDSQLLSILGPNGVGKSTLFRCMLGLLKGYKGQILLNGIDIKKISVKEMAKLIAYIPQSHYPAFNFSVFDMVLMGTTVQVSSISSPGKKQVKLVESALDRLGIYHLRNRGYTQISGGERQLVLLARALVQEAKILILDEPAANLDFGNQVRVLTQMKSLVKEGYIVIQSTHNPDQTFLFSDTVIAMKNGKILAWGLPHDVYTNDLIYNLYGTEVEIQSLYGDKVRVSIPKSVITNMANY
- a CDS encoding iron ABC transporter permease — its product is MKQYNRNNLVVISLGVLLVIAIIFSFRLGRYPIHIKELLGILISRIYPIEQFWTNRVETILFNIRLPRIILSCLVGCCLSASGAAYQGVFQNPMAAPEILGASAGAAFGAALAILNHGSSYTITISAFLFSILTVALVYIISKRAKGNTILGLILSGIMVSSIFSAGTSFIKLVADPNDQLPAITYWLMGSLNGAKINDIKFVIIPMAVGLIPLLLLRWRMNILTMGDDEAKTMGVNSNRVRLIVIICSTLITASSVSVSGMIGWVGLVIPHLSRKLVGNNYRHLMPISMLFGSIFLLMVDNVSRNLLATEIPLGILTSFIGAPFFIYLITRKEEA